Proteins encoded together in one Oceanobacillus iheyensis HTE831 window:
- a CDS encoding ATP-binding protein, which yields MRITDIIIYGFGQWVDQQFTFSSSKITTIYGENESGKSTLQQFIIFMLFGMPPKQRRFYQPKNSSKMGGRMVIMTPEHHRIIIERIDDESKGKASCILEDGSVKDEEWLNKLLNGIGIDTYQSIFSFSDTDLAHIRMMQEDELNEILLSIGLTGSSIIYDAEKRLHQEIGSLYKPSGRKPEINEQLTLIQQQSKELAELRKSESTYNNKVEHKQYLQERYYTVQEELVKLRQESRKLDTFIQALPLLREVRSIQHQLHNSNHIEDFPEHGVERMDQYREHILPLRSEKSTRENNVVKYHDKMLEAKDLLLSDSTEESLNELLDKYSEVQFAVEERKRLSKLISKQKTRLDEEFQQLHVNISISELDKLTLPFYIEKHWGKIRADAEKLSYEKQQSEEQKSQLMEENEFLKGKQRNIENQLLHEAHVDELKQRIDAYQTNKVLQAENQKMYQKWQQTGQHKKNLNKRILYSSIIIASIFMITSFVITEFWLAVLSIIVIGFGYSIRRINQQTIDMVEDMSEANGPDDTALVDVTLEEYHEAISILEEQENLQKESEQFNKKIQDNEFAWMEWKRKQTTIFERLEHVDRQKQEQVTEYPFLISIEVDYWPDLYHHLQRFIQLNEQLNEDEQLYLLESTKVDNYMNQCEQWALNNDKQLDLFDPENVLTQLAAIKEKNDRTLQEYQHYRTLWQEERNLEQQLEESISVYQESIDKLLIQAKAEDEETFYQNATLYKEETALKERNIELQNQLINIFPDGFASYLKQLESNEYYMKMQEQQNTTLKELEEEVEDIRNNLAEEQAIINSLEGSNELSKKTHQVELEKEKLNALFRQWAIRKVAKSYLTEAKKNYRDQYLTSVIQEANIYFSTLTDQRYVKIYPPIKNQGFIVETNEQRIFHVKELSQGTIDQLYISLRLAISKIMSQQYLLPFLIDDALVHFDTKRMERVIKILRRTAENQQVILFTCKEEIMQLVEGEVLQL from the coding sequence ATGCGAATTACGGATATTATTATCTATGGGTTTGGACAATGGGTTGATCAACAATTCACCTTCTCATCTTCTAAAATCACAACAATCTATGGGGAAAATGAATCTGGAAAATCAACATTACAACAATTTATTATATTTATGCTTTTTGGCATGCCCCCAAAACAACGAAGATTCTATCAACCAAAGAATAGTAGTAAGATGGGTGGCCGAATGGTCATAATGACACCAGAGCATCATCGTATCATCATTGAACGTATAGATGATGAGAGCAAAGGGAAAGCAAGCTGTATTCTAGAAGATGGATCTGTAAAGGACGAAGAATGGTTAAACAAACTTCTAAATGGAATAGGAATTGATACATATCAATCTATTTTTTCTTTTTCGGATACTGATCTAGCTCATATTCGAATGATGCAAGAGGATGAACTTAATGAAATATTGCTGAGTATAGGATTGACAGGTTCTTCTATTATTTATGACGCAGAGAAGCGTCTGCATCAAGAAATAGGAAGTTTGTACAAGCCTTCTGGCAGAAAGCCTGAGATAAACGAACAATTAACCTTAATTCAACAGCAATCTAAAGAATTAGCTGAATTGAGAAAGAGTGAAAGTACTTACAATAATAAAGTCGAACATAAGCAATATCTACAAGAACGTTATTACACTGTTCAGGAAGAACTTGTTAAGCTGCGTCAAGAAAGCAGGAAACTTGATACATTCATACAAGCCTTACCTTTGTTGAGAGAAGTTAGATCAATTCAACATCAATTACATAATTCAAATCATATAGAGGACTTTCCTGAACATGGTGTAGAGAGAATGGACCAATATAGAGAGCATATTCTACCGCTTCGAAGTGAAAAAAGTACACGAGAAAATAACGTTGTAAAATATCACGATAAGATGCTAGAAGCGAAAGACCTTTTATTATCAGACTCAACGGAAGAATCATTAAATGAGTTATTGGATAAATATAGTGAAGTTCAATTTGCTGTTGAAGAGAGGAAGAGATTATCTAAGCTCATTTCAAAACAGAAAACAAGATTAGATGAGGAGTTTCAACAATTACATGTAAATATTTCTATATCTGAGCTAGATAAATTAACATTGCCCTTTTATATAGAGAAACATTGGGGGAAAATTAGGGCAGATGCAGAAAAGTTATCTTATGAAAAACAACAGTCGGAAGAACAAAAAAGTCAGCTAATGGAAGAAAACGAGTTTTTAAAAGGTAAACAAAGAAATATAGAAAATCAATTGTTACATGAAGCGCATGTAGACGAATTAAAGCAACGGATTGATGCTTACCAAACTAATAAAGTTTTACAAGCTGAAAATCAAAAAATGTATCAAAAGTGGCAACAGACAGGTCAACATAAAAAGAATCTTAACAAACGTATATTATATAGTTCAATTATTATAGCAAGTATATTTATGATAACTTCATTTGTTATTACTGAGTTTTGGTTAGCTGTATTGTCCATAATCGTTATTGGTTTTGGTTATAGTATACGACGTATAAATCAGCAAACGATTGATATGGTGGAAGATATGTCAGAAGCCAATGGCCCTGACGATACTGCTCTTGTTGATGTGACACTAGAGGAGTACCATGAGGCAATAAGTATATTAGAAGAGCAAGAAAACTTACAAAAAGAAAGCGAACAATTTAATAAAAAGATACAGGACAATGAGTTTGCCTGGATGGAATGGAAAAGGAAACAGACGACTATTTTTGAGAGGTTAGAACATGTAGATAGACAGAAGCAAGAACAAGTTACCGAATACCCTTTTCTAATTTCGATTGAAGTTGACTATTGGCCAGATTTATATCATCATTTGCAACGGTTCATTCAATTAAATGAACAATTGAATGAAGATGAACAATTATATCTGCTAGAATCAACGAAAGTAGATAATTACATGAATCAATGTGAACAATGGGCTCTAAATAATGATAAGCAGTTAGATTTATTTGATCCTGAAAATGTCCTAACACAATTAGCAGCAATAAAAGAAAAGAACGATCGGACCCTTCAAGAATATCAACATTATAGAACACTTTGGCAGGAAGAAAGAAATCTTGAGCAACAGCTTGAAGAATCTATTTCGGTTTATCAAGAATCTATTGATAAATTATTAATACAGGCAAAGGCGGAAGATGAAGAAACCTTCTATCAGAATGCTACATTGTATAAAGAGGAAACGGCATTAAAAGAAAGAAATATAGAATTGCAAAATCAACTGATCAATATTTTTCCAGATGGGTTTGCATCTTATCTTAAGCAATTAGAATCAAATGAATATTATATGAAAATGCAAGAACAACAAAATACTACCTTAAAAGAGCTAGAAGAAGAAGTAGAGGATATTCGAAATAACCTTGCAGAAGAACAAGCTATCATTAATTCATTAGAAGGCTCCAATGAACTGTCAAAAAAGACTCATCAAGTAGAATTAGAAAAAGAAAAGCTAAATGCTTTGTTTCGACAATGGGCAATCCGAAAAGTTGCGAAATCTTATTTAACAGAAGCAAAGAAAAACTATCGAGATCAATATTTGACAAGTGTTATACAAGAAGCAAATATATATTTTAGTACTTTAACCGATCAACGTTATGTTAAAATATACCCACCAATAAAAAATCAAGGATTTATTGTCGAAACGAATGAGCAAAGAATATTTCATGTGAAGGAATTATCACAAGGAACAATTGACCAACTCTATATTTCGTTACGATTAGCAATTAGTAAAATCATGAGTCAACAATATTTATTGCCTTTCCTAATTGATGATGCCTTGGTACATTTTGATACGAAACGAATGGAACGAGTTATAAAAATTCTACGTCGTACTGCTGAAAATCAACAAGTGATTTTATTTACATGTAAAGAAGAAATTATGCAGCTAGTAGAAGGGGAAGTATTGCAATTATAG
- the yhaM gene encoding 3'-5' exoribonuclease YhaM, whose translation MKNGIAFRTIGEEFDGFLLIKESTRGTTSNGKPFLTLILRDASGEIEAKLWDATKDDEETLIPEQIIQVTGEINQFRGKHQLKILSIRLSQPMDNVQVTDFLGKAPMEKEELAEKLTEAIFEMENPKIQRLVRAFIKKYQEELLTYPAATKNHHEFASGLAYHVVSMLAIGKELHKLYPEINRDLLYAGIILHDIGKIKELSGVVSTTYTLEGKMLGHIPMMVEEIGLMANELQIEGEEVLILKHLVLSHHGKAEWGSPTPPLVREAELLHLIDLIDAKMNMLGRALEKIQPGEFTERLFAMDNRAFYKPNFEENEG comes from the coding sequence ATGAAAAATGGTATTGCATTTCGCACGATTGGAGAAGAATTTGATGGATTTCTTTTAATTAAAGAGTCTACAAGGGGTACTACTAGTAATGGAAAACCATTTCTAACCTTAATACTTCGTGATGCTAGTGGTGAAATAGAAGCAAAACTTTGGGATGCAACGAAAGATGATGAAGAAACACTGATTCCAGAGCAAATAATTCAAGTCACAGGTGAAATTAACCAATTTAGGGGCAAGCATCAATTAAAAATATTATCTATCCGTCTTTCACAACCAATGGATAACGTTCAAGTAACAGACTTTTTAGGTAAAGCACCTATGGAAAAGGAAGAATTGGCAGAAAAGCTGACTGAGGCTATTTTTGAGATGGAGAATCCTAAAATTCAACGTCTAGTTCGTGCTTTTATAAAGAAATATCAGGAAGAGTTACTAACCTATCCAGCAGCTACCAAAAATCATCATGAATTTGCGTCCGGACTAGCATATCATGTGGTTAGTATGTTAGCTATTGGTAAAGAATTGCATAAGCTTTATCCAGAAATCAATAGAGACTTATTATATGCAGGAATTATACTGCATGATATTGGTAAGATTAAAGAGCTTTCTGGTGTTGTTTCTACTACCTATACGTTAGAAGGAAAAATGCTCGGACATATACCGATGATGGTTGAAGAAATTGGCTTAATGGCTAATGAGTTACAAATCGAAGGTGAAGAGGTACTTATTTTAAAACATCTCGTTTTAAGTCATCACGGAAAAGCAGAGTGGGGGAGCCCTACACCACCATTAGTCCGTGAAGCAGAACTACTACATTTAATTGATTTAATAGATGCAAAAATGAATATGTTAGGTAGGGCATTGGAAAAAATTCAACCAGGAGAATTTACGGAGAGGCTTTTCGCTATGGATAATCGTGCTTTTTACAAACCAAATTTTGAAGAAAATGAAGGATAG
- a CDS encoding sporulation YhaL family protein, with amino-acid sequence MESIPIWVIAVILLIFFSGYMALRAMLAERKLDQQFIEREGKIYMERIREERIKRQRDHNGDMQ; translated from the coding sequence ATGGAGTCAATTCCTATTTGGGTTATAGCAGTCATCTTATTAATTTTCTTCAGCGGATATATGGCATTACGTGCTATGCTGGCAGAACGAAAATTGGATCAACAATTTATTGAAAGAGAAGGAAAAATATACATGGAACGTATTCGCGAGGAAAGAATAAAGCGTCAGAGAGATCATAACGGAGATATGCAATAA
- a CDS encoding peptidylprolyl isomerase produces the protein MKKWTIAASLSIGVLALSACNSDDEIVAETEAGNITKEEFYEELKDVNGESTLQQLVTVKVLEDNYEVTDEELEEEISTMKEGFPSEEDFNTTVEQQFGGEEQLREIMYVSMLQEKAAAEDVEITEEDLQELYERKNTEIQAQHILLENEEDVAEVQQKIEDGEDFGELAQEYSTDTGSAENGGDLGYFSAGSMVPEFEEAAFSLEAGEISDPVQSTHGTHIIKVNDVREKEESIGEFEDVKKELEREILLNRVDQTQIQEKINKLIQDAGVQINVEGMEDLFEAEETEENTTEEDAQG, from the coding sequence ATGAAGAAATGGACCATAGCAGCGTCACTTTCAATCGGCGTACTCGCATTATCTGCATGTAATTCAGACGATGAAATCGTTGCTGAAACGGAAGCAGGAAATATTACAAAAGAAGAGTTTTACGAAGAATTAAAAGATGTGAATGGCGAATCCACATTGCAACAACTTGTAACTGTAAAAGTTTTAGAAGACAATTATGAAGTAACTGACGAAGAATTAGAAGAAGAGATCTCCACAATGAAGGAAGGATTTCCTAGTGAGGAAGATTTCAATACGACGGTAGAGCAACAATTTGGCGGTGAGGAACAACTTCGTGAAATAATGTACGTTAGTATGTTACAAGAAAAAGCAGCTGCTGAAGACGTTGAAATTACGGAAGAAGATTTACAAGAGTTATATGAACGTAAAAATACAGAAATTCAAGCACAACATATTCTTTTAGAAAATGAAGAAGATGTTGCTGAAGTTCAACAAAAAATTGAAGACGGTGAAGACTTCGGTGAACTAGCACAAGAATATTCTACTGACACAGGATCCGCAGAGAATGGTGGAGACCTTGGGTACTTTAGTGCCGGAAGTATGGTTCCAGAATTTGAAGAAGCAGCATTCTCATTAGAAGCAGGAGAAATTAGCGATCCAGTGCAGAGTACTCATGGAACACATATTATTAAAGTAAATGATGTACGTGAAAAAGAAGAATCAATCGGTGAATTTGAAGATGTAAAAAAAGAACTTGAGCGTGAAATCTTACTTAATCGTGTAGATCAAACACAAATCCAGGAAAAAATAAATAAATTAATCCAAGATGCTGGTGTTCAAATTAATGTAGAAGGCATGGAAGATTTATTTGAAGCAGAAGAAACGGAAGAAAATACAACTGAAGAAGATGCACAAGGTTAA
- a CDS encoding DUF3267 domain-containing protein gives MNCLKTIYLTREFGKVRLQFIALFISLLVFIISYVPLSFVHGAYQNSEKAIFPFIIAIISMPILHSLVMVLSLSILKKSTKIPFKLTGLKFPAWFCFKGVQLTKPEAIVTGMMPTIILTLPGFLISSQLADYYLYTLLWSSIHLGMTVTNFIYLFYIFKAPKEVYIHHLSEGFELLLKQKEY, from the coding sequence ATGAATTGCTTAAAAACAATTTATTTAACTAGAGAGTTTGGAAAAGTAAGGCTCCAATTTATAGCATTATTTATTAGTTTACTTGTATTTATAATTTCATATGTACCTTTATCATTTGTACACGGAGCTTACCAAAATAGTGAAAAAGCAATTTTCCCATTTATAATCGCTATAATCAGTATGCCTATACTGCATTCTTTGGTTATGGTCTTAAGCTTAAGTATTCTAAAGAAATCAACGAAAATACCTTTTAAATTAACTGGTTTAAAATTTCCTGCATGGTTTTGTTTTAAAGGCGTACAATTAACGAAACCAGAAGCTATTGTAACTGGTATGATGCCAACAATAATTTTGACTTTGCCTGGATTTTTAATTAGTAGTCAACTCGCTGATTACTATCTATATACACTTCTTTGGTCGAGCATTCATTTAGGTATGACCGTTACTAATTTTATATATCTATTTTATATATTCAAAGCCCCTAAAGAGGTTTATATTCATCATTTATCAGAAGGATTTGAATTACTTTTAAAACAAAAAGAATATTAG
- a CDS encoding YtxH domain-containing protein, with the protein MSKGKSVVLGFLVGASVSAGVTLLSTPESGRQLRNRVKDQSMELGNLLYSLKEESLKLKNQLLRTSKEGAVLVRELTEEMRKSVEDWRDTVEPHQENIHQSLEQIESSIKELESKLNSSN; encoded by the coding sequence ATGTCAAAAGGAAAATCAGTAGTATTAGGCTTCCTCGTAGGTGCTTCAGTCAGTGCTGGGGTAACATTACTTAGCACCCCAGAGTCAGGTCGACAATTAAGAAATCGTGTAAAAGATCAAAGTATGGAACTTGGGAACTTACTTTATAGCTTAAAAGAAGAAAGTTTAAAACTTAAAAATCAATTGTTGCGTACCTCTAAAGAAGGAGCAGTCCTTGTTCGTGAACTAACAGAGGAAATGAGAAAATCAGTAGAGGATTGGAGAGATACCGTCGAACCACATCAAGAAAATATACACCAATCCTTAGAACAAATCGAATCAAGTATTAAGGAACTGGAATCAAAATTAAACAGTTCTAATTAA
- a CDS encoding tryptophan transporter, with the protein MNTRILMVLALLVSIGAVLHTVAPPMLFGVKPDMLLAMMFLGIVLFPKVNYVLILSFVTGFISALTTAAPGGQIANIIDKPITALIFLSLFLLLKNNVRTTIVAPILTAVGTIISGTIFLSVTLFLIGLMEGGFFALFASIVLPATIINTVIMIIIYPIIRTILKRSGNVSLT; encoded by the coding sequence ATGAATACAAGAATATTAATGGTGCTTGCATTATTAGTAAGTATTGGAGCAGTATTGCACACTGTGGCTCCACCTATGTTATTTGGAGTTAAACCAGATATGTTACTAGCGATGATGTTTTTAGGTATTGTTTTATTCCCTAAAGTCAACTATGTACTGATATTATCATTCGTTACTGGATTTATATCCGCTTTAACTACAGCAGCTCCAGGTGGACAAATTGCAAATATCATTGATAAGCCAATAACAGCACTTATCTTCTTAAGTTTGTTTTTATTACTAAAAAATAATGTTCGAACAACAATTGTTGCTCCAATATTAACTGCAGTAGGTACAATAATTAGCGGTACTATTTTCTTAAGTGTTACATTATTTCTTATTGGACTAATGGAAGGTGGATTTTTTGCATTATTTGCTTCCATTGTTTTACCAGCAACGATAATTAACACTGTAATAATGATCATTATTTATCCAATTATACGAACGATTTTAAAACGCTCTGGAAATGTATCACTCACATAA
- a CDS encoding HIT family protein, with protein MSHEDCIFCKIIQGDIPSAKVYEDEHVYAFLDISQVTKGHTLIIPKEHTKNIYETSPEVAKELFARVPIIANAIKKSYNPLGMNVLNNNESAAEQSVFHLHLHLIPRYGEGDGYSPNWTVHTDDYNSNELQEVASTINENIN; from the coding sequence ATGTCACATGAAGATTGCATTTTTTGTAAAATTATCCAAGGAGATATCCCTTCTGCAAAGGTCTATGAAGATGAACATGTATATGCCTTTTTAGATATTAGCCAAGTAACCAAGGGCCATACATTGATCATTCCAAAAGAACATACGAAAAATATTTATGAAACTTCTCCGGAGGTTGCAAAAGAATTGTTCGCACGTGTACCAATTATTGCTAATGCCATAAAGAAGTCTTATAACCCCTTAGGTATGAATGTATTAAACAATAACGAATCAGCCGCAGAACAATCTGTGTTCCATTTGCATTTACATCTCATACCTCGATATGGAGAGGGAGATGGCTATTCTCCTAACTGGACTGTACACACCGATGACTATAACTCAAATGAATTACAAGAGGTAGCTAGTACTATTAACGAGAATATTAACTAA
- a CDS encoding ABC transporter ATP-binding protein has product MSTLLHIKDLYGGYTHKNVLQGVSFNVNSGEIVGLIGLNGAGKSTTIKHIIGLMQPKKGDVFIQDKTFHENPDGYRNQLAYIPEMPILYDEMTLYEHLRLTAMAYNIDEQVFERRLEPLLKEFRMEKKLHWFPVHFSKGMRQKVMIMCAFLIEPPLYIVDEPFVGLDPLGIQSYLKMMEQMKEQGAGVLMSTHILATAEKYCDRFVILHDGKLRALGTLDELRSSFNMPEASLDDLYVQLTKEDNHV; this is encoded by the coding sequence GTGAGCACCTTATTACATATTAAAGATTTATATGGAGGATATACGCACAAAAATGTTTTACAAGGCGTTTCATTTAACGTTAATAGTGGTGAAATTGTTGGATTAATTGGTTTGAATGGAGCCGGTAAAAGTACAACGATTAAACATATTATTGGATTAATGCAGCCAAAAAAAGGTGACGTCTTTATACAAGACAAAACCTTTCATGAAAATCCGGACGGATATCGGAATCAATTAGCTTATATTCCCGAAATGCCTATTTTATATGATGAAATGACTTTATATGAACATTTGCGTTTAACTGCAATGGCTTATAATATTGATGAACAAGTGTTTGAGAGAAGGTTGGAACCTTTATTAAAAGAGTTTCGTATGGAAAAGAAACTTCATTGGTTTCCAGTGCATTTCTCAAAAGGTATGCGTCAAAAAGTGATGATTATGTGCGCATTTTTAATTGAACCACCACTTTATATAGTGGACGAGCCTTTTGTTGGTCTTGATCCGCTAGGTATACAGTCATACTTGAAAATGATGGAGCAGATGAAGGAACAAGGAGCTGGGGTGTTAATGTCCACGCACATATTAGCAACTGCAGAAAAATATTGTGATCGGTTTGTAATTTTACATGATGGTAAGTTGCGCGCTCTGGGAACATTGGATGAATTACGTTCGAGCTTTAATATGCCAGAGGCTTCCCTAGATGATTTATATGTACAACTAACAAAGGAAGATAACCATGTTTGA
- a CDS encoding ABC transporter permease yields MFDSHLFYKKRLSSHIKNLSRYLRYIFNGHIAFAMFFFISATAYYYQQWLANLPANFPTAIIIGIVFGLIVSYSPIRTLLQEPDLVFLIPAEKQMKNYFRNSLIYSFVIQLYLVLLFAAALAPLYFATFPEREGSMYFTTLAMLLLWKVANLLANWWMLRVREPSIRRIDLLTRTILNVVIFYFMIVGNMLMTVITVSLFIVVLIYDFWYSSKQAGILWDVLIEKDNNRMQSFYRIANMFAEVPHLKNRVKRRSWLVTLIVKGIPFSKEATYAYLYRISYVRSGDYVGMYIRLVIIGGIFIWIMPNSWMKILFGLLFLYLSTFQMMSLYQHHRTNIWLDIYPVPEPLKRDAVLSIIRQLGVIQSVLFSLLFLFLGDWLGFVIMLIVGVTFTIIFTQGYIRSKFQQTSNI; encoded by the coding sequence ATGTTTGACTCACATCTGTTTTATAAAAAACGATTATCTTCCCATATAAAAAATCTAAGTCGTTATTTGCGCTATATATTTAATGGGCATATTGCTTTTGCGATGTTTTTCTTTATATCTGCAACTGCTTATTATTATCAACAATGGTTAGCGAACTTACCAGCAAATTTTCCAACAGCAATTATAATTGGAATTGTTTTTGGGTTAATTGTTAGTTATAGTCCGATTCGAACATTGCTTCAAGAGCCTGATTTAGTTTTCTTAATACCAGCAGAAAAGCAAATGAAGAATTACTTTCGCAATAGTCTAATTTATAGCTTCGTTATTCAATTGTATTTAGTTCTGTTGTTTGCTGCTGCCCTTGCACCACTTTATTTTGCGACATTTCCCGAGAGAGAAGGGAGTATGTATTTTACTACACTTGCAATGCTTCTTCTGTGGAAAGTTGCCAATTTATTAGCAAATTGGTGGATGCTAAGAGTTCGAGAACCAAGTATACGTCGTATAGATTTATTAACGAGAACAATTTTAAATGTAGTGATTTTCTATTTTATGATAGTTGGCAATATGCTAATGACTGTTATTACAGTTAGTTTGTTCATCGTTGTATTGATTTATGATTTTTGGTACTCCAGTAAACAGGCAGGGATACTATGGGATGTTCTCATTGAGAAAGATAATAATCGTATGCAATCCTTTTATCGAATAGCAAATATGTTTGCTGAGGTTCCTCATTTGAAAAATAGGGTTAAACGAAGAAGTTGGTTAGTAACTCTAATCGTGAAGGGAATACCTTTCTCTAAAGAAGCTACTTATGCTTATTTATATCGTATTTCATATGTTCGAAGTGGCGATTATGTAGGTATGTATATACGTCTCGTTATCATAGGTGGTATCTTTATTTGGATCATGCCTAATAGTTGGATGAAAATATTATTTGGTTTATTATTTTTATATTTGAGTACTTTCCAAATGATGTCACTATATCAACATCACCGTACAAATATATGGTTAGATATATATCCTGTTCCAGAGCCTTTGAAAAGAGATGCAGTACTCTCTATTATTAGACAGCTGGGAGTAATACAATCCGTTTTATTTTCTCTTTTATTTTTATTTCTAGGCGATTGGCTTGGATTTGTAATCATGTTGATAGTTGGTGTGACTTTTACCATTATCTTTACGCAAGGGTATATACGGAGTAAATTTCAACAAACTTCTAATATATAA
- a CDS encoding M20 metallopeptidase family protein, which produces MLTRIFDTIDNHFDEMVEIRRYLHQYPELSFEETKTAAYIANYYEELGIPYETNIGGNGVLATLKGKKPGKTIALRADFDGLPIQDEKNVPYKSKVPGVMHACGHDGHTATLLVLAKVMQQHQEEIEGTIVFLHQHAEEYAPGGAKPIIESGAIDHVDAVFGTHLWATIPLGVLHTSTSAMMAGADRYEITIQGKGGHGAYPHETKDAIVLGADIITKFQQIVSRRLDPLSTAVVTTGIFEAGSAFNIIADQAKLVGTVRHFDSGVQEKIIQEMERILKGECDTNEASYEFNYVKGYPPLINHKEQAETILKASKNIKEIHTAEEAPPVMGGEDFAYYLHHKPGAYFFTGANLEGNPYPHHHPKFDIDEKALPTAAKTLISVYMQYQEETRDNQQETNTH; this is translated from the coding sequence TTGTTAACAAGGATTTTTGATACAATTGATAACCATTTTGATGAAATGGTAGAAATAAGAAGGTATTTACATCAGTATCCTGAACTATCTTTTGAGGAAACAAAAACAGCAGCTTATATTGCAAATTATTATGAAGAATTAGGTATTCCGTACGAAACCAATATTGGTGGCAATGGTGTGCTAGCTACATTAAAAGGAAAAAAACCAGGTAAAACAATCGCATTACGAGCGGATTTTGATGGATTGCCAATCCAAGATGAAAAAAATGTTCCCTACAAGTCCAAAGTCCCTGGTGTTATGCATGCATGCGGACACGATGGTCATACAGCAACACTTCTAGTACTTGCCAAAGTTATGCAGCAACATCAAGAAGAAATCGAAGGCACAATTGTCTTCTTACACCAACATGCAGAAGAATATGCTCCTGGAGGCGCAAAGCCGATCATTGAATCAGGGGCAATTGATCATGTTGATGCTGTGTTTGGCACTCATTTATGGGCGACAATTCCTTTAGGAGTATTACATACGTCTACAAGTGCTATGATGGCAGGTGCAGACCGTTACGAAATCACGATCCAAGGTAAAGGTGGACACGGTGCATATCCACATGAAACAAAAGACGCGATAGTATTGGGAGCAGATATCATTACAAAATTCCAACAAATCGTAAGTAGAAGATTAGACCCTCTTAGCACGGCAGTAGTCACTACTGGTATTTTTGAAGCTGGAAGTGCCTTCAATATTATTGCTGATCAGGCTAAACTTGTAGGAACTGTTCGTCACTTTGATAGTGGGGTTCAAGAAAAAATAATCCAAGAGATGGAACGCATTCTAAAAGGAGAATGTGATACAAATGAGGCAAGCTACGAATTTAATTATGTAAAAGGTTATCCGCCATTGATAAATCATAAGGAACAGGCAGAAACTATACTTAAAGCTAGTAAAAATATAAAAGAAATACACACCGCAGAAGAAGCACCTCCAGTTATGGGCGGCGAAGACTTTGCTTATTACCTTCATCATAAACCTGGAGCTTACTTTTTCACTGGAGCGAATTTAGAGGGAAATCCTTATCCTCATCATCACCCCAAATTCGATATCGATGAAAAAGCGTTGCCTACTGCTGCAAAGACGTTAATCAGTGTATATATGCAATATCAAGAAGAAACTAGAGATAATCAACAAGAAACAAATACACATTAA
- a CDS encoding ferritin-like domain-containing protein, with amino-acid sequence MDKEVQELIDGLNEDLANEYAAAIQYTYSASVVTGLYRSALKPFFESEINDELGHALYLSEKIKTLGGTPTTTAASIPQPTEVADLLKAALQSETDTIKRYEKRKQQAEKLKFTELVVKLDDLISDETHHKEEIERLLEDPRIS; translated from the coding sequence ATGGATAAAGAAGTTCAAGAGCTTATTGATGGATTAAATGAAGATTTAGCAAATGAATACGCTGCCGCAATTCAGTATACGTATAGCGCTTCTGTAGTCACAGGATTATATCGATCAGCCTTAAAACCCTTTTTTGAATCCGAAATTAACGATGAACTCGGTCATGCCTTATATCTCTCTGAAAAAATAAAAACGTTAGGTGGAACACCTACCACAACTGCTGCGTCCATACCACAACCCACTGAAGTTGCAGATTTATTAAAAGCAGCGCTCCAATCAGAGACAGATACTATTAAACGTTACGAAAAACGTAAACAACAAGCAGAGAAATTAAAATTTACTGAGCTTGTCGTTAAATTAGATGACCTTATTTCTGATGAAACACATCATAAGGAAGAAATTGAACGACTTTTAGAAGACCCTAGAATTTCCTAA